The Campylobacter sp. MG1 genomic sequence CAACACGGTTTGAAACATAGCTCCAACACCACTTAAAGCTCCAACACTTGATTGCAAATCTAATTCTACCACAACACGGTTTGAAACCCAAAAAGTGATTATATAACTGGAGCAGTTGTTGAATTGCAAACCTAATTCTATCACAACACGGTTTGATACTTATGTTTATCATTATATTTTTATAAATTAAAATGTATTTTATAATATTATTAAAATTTAATTTAAAGCTATGATTTTTTTAATTAAATAAATTATCTAATACCATATGTAATCACCATCTTTTTTATATATATTTAGAAATTCTTGAATTAATTTATAATCTTCAAAAGTATCTTGCTTTGCATATTCATCTAAAATTTCTTTCATTTTAATTAATGTTTGTAAGTCTCTTTCCATTCCTTCATATTCTGGATAAATTCCTTTTTTAAATTTTTTAATTCTTAGCTCAAAAATTCTTCTTAAAATTATATATTCATGATAACTATCATTTGTCCTATAATTGAAAATTACTCTAAAAAACCAAATCAAATTTCTTATACCAAGAATTAAGCTTATAATAAAATGAATAGGTTTTTCATAGCAATATTTATAAATTGTATCTAATATATTTTCGGTAATTTTTTTAAATTTACTTTTTGATTTTTCTATTTGTTCCCATTCTTCTAGTGTATGAATTTCTTCGTTTTCTAAATAATATGGGTCTTCTAAATAATGGTAAGGATTGAAAGGATTTATTAAACCTAGCTTAATTGTTTTATATAATTTTATAAAAAACTTTTTCATTTTTAGCCTTTTAGTTATAATATTATTTATAAAATATTTAAAAAATTATTAATTTATAAAATAAATTTAATGAAATTTAACATAATAAACTTAAATAAATTTTATTTTAATAAAAAATATAAAGTATAGCTAAGTATAAAATTTTTAAAAAAATATAAAATTATAAAATTAATTTTTTATTAAAATAATTTATTTTTATTACTATTATTTTTAGATTTGTAAAATAGCTAATAATTTTTATTTTTAAGAAAAATTTTGCGTAATATAATAAAAATTTAAAAATATTTATATATATAATAAAATTATCATATTTTTTTAATATTTTTTTATTTTTTACTTATTTATTAACTAAAACTAATGTAGAATTTTTATATTTTATTAAAGTTAAGGAGATAAAAATGAGTAATTTTAATGCAGTTGATGCACGTAGTTTTGATGGTGTAGCAAAAGGAGTTGGTTCACATTCAGCGGCCTTTTCACATTACTGTAATTTAGGTTTACTAGTAGGTAATGATAGTAATGGTAAATTAGTAAGCGAATGTGTGGTAGCTCAAGCTCGTCAATGTTTTGTAAATTTAAAAAATGTTATAGAAAAAAGTGGACATAGTATAAGTGATGCTGTTAGAGTTAGTATATTTTTAGTAGATATGAGAGATTATAAAGCTGTTGAAGCTGAATTTTTAGCGGTATTTGCAAATTGTTTGCCAACATTAAGTGTAGTAGGTGTTAAAGCTCTTCCTAATGGTGCGAAAGTTGGCGTTGATGGATTGTTAACACATGGTCTGGGAACTATTCCTAATGCACCTCAAGCTGGTGACTTAATTAAACTTACAAATAATAGTAAAAAAGCACCAGTTGCATCAAATTCAACTCAATTAGTAGCATTTTCGCATTATAGCAATGTAAGTTGTCAATTACCTATAGACCCTTCAGTTAATCGTATCGTGGCTGAGTGTGTAGGTGCTCAAGCAGCACAATGTTTTAAAAATGTTTCAGCAGCTTTAGCTGGTATTGGAGTAGGACTTGATGATGTTGTAAAAGT encodes the following:
- a CDS encoding RidA family protein, whose product is MSNFNAVDARSFDGVAKGVGSHSAAFSHYCNLGLLVGNDSNGKLVSECVVAQARQCFVNLKNVIEKSGHSISDAVRVSIFLVDMRDYKAVEAEFLAVFANCLPTLSVVGVKALPNGAKVGVDGLLTHGLGTIPNAPQAGDLIKLTNNSKKAPVASNSTQLVAFSHYSNVSCQLPIDPSVNRIVAECVGAQAAQCFKNVSAALAGIGVGLDDVVKVTIFVRDLADMEVINTIYKCFFPRSAIARAVNYFPARTVVKVSSLPHNARVAVEVSVAHGDGTPPQLIEDRHGIVIIAKNNAKAPKCALSSQSVAFSHYNHLSAQLPLNENGDVVGKDTAAQVAQVFANIKAIVENCGHKMNELVKVNAYLANIEDESVFNAEFEKVFGNGVKPALRLVGVGELAKGAKVMADAILSNPEGTPPAK